In Archangium violaceum, the following are encoded in one genomic region:
- a CDS encoding ATPase domain-containing protein has product MSGPGEKPPIDRLETGIPNLDAILQGGLPKGMTAVIAGPPGSGKTILTQQVCFHHATQGGRVLYFNTLSEPTAKTLLYLRPFSFFDPKLLEERIRFIDLGLMLRTKGLELTANLLMEQLKQFKPSMVVIDSYKVFDDLSQSAEELRKFTYELIVRLMAWECTTFLLGEYSTDHFEHPAFSAIDGIITVTQSSLSGEQQRLLQIIKMRGTGHSRDKHPFIITQAGIEVYAPSLTLRRKRRTGQSPVEASRLRTGVSRFDELLGEGIPPGSSIIVSGVSGSGKTVLGLEFIYRGARDHGEKGIFFSFEETEERLCSTARGLGWELEREIERGLVRIVFIPQPDILVDRHILEMQRHVESFGARRVVLDSMSVFLHKIDDKRLVRDKAFWLANIVQNQEAVGLFTNDVPAGTAQYTRFGVEETVMDGLVLLSWEQEGLERRRYIEVNKLRNTAHARGRHAMSIAHGGVRIFPRLDESLAREPRIPLAPRRGRLSSGVPQLDALVGGGLLDGSVTLVSGSPGTGKSTLGLQFALEAARTSERALYITLEEGPTQLLQGAEEMGLPLREALEAGTVEILYLPREQLHAARFLNAVEERVSSLAPSRLVLDSVSDIELQGRVSEELRWLFYGLVIRLRGLGVTSLFTLEARSLFLADTLSEHGLSPLADNILMCRYAQENGLLVPVLTVVKTRGSIHDRGSHCLLLGAGGLRLGSRFGGAPPPSSEAKKEVKKRRGPAPGQKRRK; this is encoded by the coding sequence ATGAGCGGTCCAGGTGAGAAGCCACCGATCGACCGGCTGGAGACGGGCATTCCCAACCTGGATGCCATCCTCCAAGGAGGCCTGCCCAAGGGAATGACGGCGGTCATCGCCGGCCCTCCGGGCTCGGGCAAGACCATCCTCACCCAGCAGGTGTGCTTCCACCACGCCACCCAGGGTGGCCGGGTCCTCTACTTCAACACCCTCTCCGAGCCGACCGCCAAGACGCTGCTCTACCTGCGGCCCTTCTCCTTCTTCGATCCGAAGCTGCTCGAGGAACGCATCCGCTTCATCGACCTCGGACTGATGCTCCGGACCAAGGGGCTCGAGCTGACGGCCAACCTGCTGATGGAGCAGCTCAAGCAGTTCAAGCCCTCGATGGTGGTCATCGACAGCTACAAGGTCTTCGATGACCTCTCCCAGTCGGCCGAGGAGCTGCGCAAGTTCACCTACGAGCTCATCGTCCGGCTGATGGCCTGGGAGTGCACCACCTTCCTGCTCGGGGAGTACAGCACCGACCACTTCGAGCACCCGGCCTTCTCCGCCATCGACGGCATCATCACCGTCACGCAGAGCTCGCTGTCCGGGGAGCAGCAGCGGTTGCTGCAGATCATCAAGATGCGCGGCACCGGGCACAGCCGCGACAAGCACCCGTTCATCATCACCCAAGCCGGCATCGAGGTCTACGCGCCGAGCCTCACCCTGCGGCGCAAGCGCCGCACCGGACAGAGCCCGGTGGAGGCCAGCCGCTTGCGGACCGGCGTCTCCAGGTTCGATGAGCTCCTCGGCGAGGGCATCCCCCCCGGCTCGAGCATCATCGTCTCGGGCGTGTCGGGCTCCGGCAAGACGGTGCTGGGGCTGGAGTTCATCTACCGGGGTGCCCGGGACCATGGCGAGAAGGGCATCTTCTTCTCCTTCGAGGAGACCGAGGAGCGCCTGTGCTCCACCGCCCGGGGGCTGGGCTGGGAGCTGGAGCGGGAGATCGAACGAGGGCTGGTGCGGATCGTCTTCATCCCCCAGCCGGACATCCTGGTGGATCGGCACATCCTGGAGATGCAGCGTCACGTCGAGTCCTTCGGGGCCCGGCGCGTGGTGCTCGACTCGATGTCGGTCTTCCTCCACAAGATCGACGACAAGCGCCTCGTGCGCGACAAGGCGTTCTGGCTGGCCAACATCGTGCAGAACCAGGAGGCGGTGGGCCTCTTCACCAACGACGTCCCCGCCGGTACGGCGCAGTACACCCGCTTCGGTGTGGAGGAGACGGTGATGGACGGGCTCGTCCTCCTCTCGTGGGAGCAGGAGGGCCTCGAGCGCCGCCGCTATATCGAGGTGAACAAGCTGCGCAACACCGCACATGCCAGGGGCCGGCACGCGATGAGCATCGCGCATGGGGGCGTCCGCATCTTCCCGCGGCTCGACGAGTCGTTGGCCCGAGAGCCGCGCATCCCGCTCGCGCCTCGCCGGGGGCGGCTCTCCTCTGGCGTGCCGCAACTCGATGCGCTGGTGGGCGGCGGGCTGCTCGACGGCAGCGTGACCTTGGTCTCGGGTAGCCCTGGGACAGGCAAGAGCACCCTCGGCCTGCAGTTCGCGCTCGAGGCGGCGCGCACCAGCGAGCGCGCCCTCTACATCACCCTGGAGGAAGGCCCCACCCAGCTCCTCCAGGGGGCCGAGGAGATGGGGCTGCCGCTGCGGGAGGCGCTCGAGGCCGGGACGGTGGAGATCCTCTACCTGCCGCGCGAGCAGCTGCACGCGGCGCGCTTCCTCAACGCCGTGGAGGAGCGGGTCTCCAGCCTGGCTCCCTCCCGGTTGGTGCTCGACAGCGTCAGCGACATCGAGCTCCAGGGCAGGGTTTCCGAGGAGCTGCGGTGGTTGTTCTACGGACTGGTCATCCGCCTGCGTGGCCTGGGAGTGACGAGCCTCTTCACCCTGGAAGCGCGCTCTCTCTTCCTCGCCGACACCCTCAGCGAGCACGGGCTGTCTCCACTCGCCGACAACATCCTCATGTGCCGTTACGCCCAGGAGAACGGCCTGCTCGTCCCGGTGCTGACCGTGGTGAAGACCCGTGGCAGTATACACGACAGGGGGAGCCATTGCCTCCTCCTCGGGGCTGGGGGACTGCGGCTGGGTAGCCGGTTCGGGGGAGCGCCCCCACCTTCCAGTGAAGCGAAGAAGGAAGTGAAGAAGAGACGGGGTCCGGCGCCCGGCCAGAAGCGCAGGAAGTAG
- a CDS encoding acyl-CoA dehydrogenase family protein, with product MPRADITDLFRIDDLLSPEEKAARDTVARFVDTEVLPIIGTHFREGTFPAHLVPRIAELGVLGANLQGYGCAGMNTVSYGLCLQELERGDSGLRSFASVQGSLCMFPIHAYGSEEQKQRFLPGMARGEIIGCFGLTEADFGSNPGGMRTRARRDGDSWVLNGSKAWITNGTIANVAVVWAKTDDGGPESIRGFLVEKGMPGFTAREIPGKFSLRASTTSELSFQDVRVPDGNVLPGVTGLRGPLSCLNNARMTIAFAVTGAAIACFEGAREYSLSRGQFDKPIAGYQLTQEKLADMLQEIVKAQLLSLRLARLKDEGKATPVMVSLAKRNNVKAALEIARVARSIYGANGVTDAYPPIRHMLNLESVFTYEGTHEVHTLVLGKAITGYDAFS from the coding sequence ATGCCCCGCGCGGACATCACCGACCTCTTCCGCATCGACGACCTGCTCTCTCCCGAGGAGAAGGCCGCTCGCGACACCGTCGCCCGCTTCGTCGACACCGAGGTGCTCCCCATCATCGGCACGCACTTCCGCGAGGGCACCTTCCCCGCCCACCTCGTGCCCCGCATCGCCGAGCTGGGCGTGCTCGGCGCCAACCTCCAGGGCTACGGCTGTGCCGGAATGAACACCGTCAGCTACGGCCTCTGTCTCCAGGAACTGGAGCGCGGGGACTCGGGGCTGCGCTCCTTCGCCTCCGTGCAGGGCTCGCTCTGCATGTTCCCCATCCACGCCTACGGCAGCGAGGAGCAGAAGCAGCGCTTCCTGCCCGGCATGGCCCGGGGCGAAATCATCGGCTGTTTCGGGCTCACCGAGGCCGACTTCGGCTCCAACCCCGGCGGCATGCGCACTCGCGCCCGCCGGGACGGCGACTCCTGGGTGCTCAACGGCTCCAAGGCCTGGATCACCAACGGCACCATCGCCAACGTGGCCGTCGTCTGGGCCAAGACCGATGACGGTGGTCCCGAGTCCATCCGCGGCTTCCTCGTGGAGAAGGGCATGCCCGGCTTCACCGCTCGCGAGATTCCCGGGAAGTTCTCCCTGCGCGCCTCCACCACCAGCGAGCTGTCCTTCCAGGACGTCCGCGTGCCGGACGGCAACGTGCTGCCCGGCGTCACGGGCCTGCGCGGGCCCTTGTCCTGTCTCAACAACGCGCGCATGACGATCGCCTTCGCCGTCACCGGCGCCGCCATCGCCTGCTTCGAAGGCGCTCGCGAGTACTCGCTCTCCCGCGGCCAGTTCGACAAGCCGATCGCCGGCTACCAGCTCACCCAGGAGAAGCTGGCGGACATGCTGCAGGAGATCGTCAAGGCGCAGCTGCTCTCGCTGCGTCTGGCGCGCCTCAAGGACGAGGGCAAGGCCACGCCCGTCATGGTGAGCCTCGCCAAGCGCAACAACGTGAAGGCCGCGCTGGAGATCGCCCGCGTGGCCCGGAGCATCTACGGCGCCAACGGCGTCACCGATGCCTACCCGCCCATCCGTCACATGCTCAACCTGGAGAGCGTCTTCACCTACGAGGGCACCCACGAGGTGCATACGCTGGTGCTCGGCAAGGCCATCACCGGTTACGACGCCTTCAGCTGA
- a CDS encoding DUF2019 domain-containing protein gives MKKTDLKKLPTGELIENTRSLSAERWRAIYAGKPKEGNRMFDLLVAIHRELRARGMDAQRQLLKLLDDPDPGTRCWAAAAVLEFAPDEGERVLIELAKHAEGLVGFSAEWTLEKWREGTFKPL, from the coding sequence ATGAAGAAGACGGACCTCAAGAAGCTTCCAACGGGAGAGTTGATTGAGAATACCAGGTCCCTTTCCGCCGAGAGGTGGCGTGCCATCTATGCGGGCAAGCCGAAGGAGGGAAACCGCATGTTCGATCTTCTCGTTGCGATTCATCGGGAGCTGCGGGCAAGAGGCATGGATGCGCAGCGTCAGTTATTGAAGTTGCTCGACGATCCAGACCCAGGCACTCGTTGCTGGGCTGCCGCGGCGGTCTTGGAGTTCGCGCCGGACGAAGGGGAACGTGTGCTGATCGAACTCGCCAAACACGCTGAAGGTCTGGTGGGGTTTTCCGCGGAGTGGACACTGGAGAAATGGAGGGAGGGCACCTTCAAACCCCTCTGA
- a CDS encoding SDR family NAD(P)-dependent oxidoreductase yields MKTSKKMAVVTGASRGIGRALVQAFAKEGYEVWALARAADALESLQRETGDAVRPLAVDVADEAAVLAASKRILEAGTPRVLVNNAGITVSAPLNKTTTQDFQKVMAVNVTAPFLFSRELIPAMAAAGGGRIINIGSIAATRGVKYTSAYCASKHALLGLTKSLAVEWARKNVTVNIVNPGWVETDMFSNAKAAISKTTGRSEQEAHAALANMNAMGRVIQPEEVAALCVFLASDAAATITGAAYNIDGGEAG; encoded by the coding sequence ATGAAGACTTCCAAGAAGATGGCGGTGGTGACGGGCGCGAGCCGCGGTATCGGGCGCGCCCTGGTGCAGGCCTTCGCGAAGGAGGGCTACGAGGTGTGGGCCCTGGCGCGGGCCGCGGACGCGCTGGAGTCCCTCCAGCGCGAGACGGGCGACGCGGTGCGCCCGCTGGCGGTGGACGTGGCGGACGAGGCGGCGGTGCTCGCGGCGAGCAAGCGCATCCTGGAAGCGGGAACGCCCCGGGTGCTGGTGAACAACGCGGGCATCACCGTGTCGGCGCCGTTGAACAAGACGACGACGCAGGACTTCCAGAAGGTGATGGCGGTGAACGTGACCGCGCCCTTCCTCTTCAGCCGCGAGCTGATTCCGGCCATGGCGGCGGCGGGCGGCGGGCGGATCATCAACATCGGCAGCATCGCGGCCACCCGAGGGGTGAAGTACACCTCGGCCTACTGTGCCTCGAAGCACGCGCTGCTGGGGCTGACGAAGTCGCTCGCGGTGGAGTGGGCACGCAAGAACGTGACGGTGAACATCGTCAACCCCGGCTGGGTGGAGACGGACATGTTCTCCAACGCGAAGGCGGCCATCTCCAAGACGACGGGCCGCTCGGAGCAGGAGGCGCACGCCGCGCTGGCGAACATGAACGCGATGGGCCGGGTCATCCAGCCGGAGGAGGTGGCCGCGCTGTGCGTCTTCCTGGCCTCGGACGCGGCGGCCACCATCACCGGCGCGGCCTACAACATCGACGGTGGCGAAGCGGGCTGA
- a CDS encoding LysR family transcriptional regulator, producing MEERSFAAAARAMGLSVATVSRGVSRLEERLGARLFNRTSRKLALTAFGRTIAESASRIYRDAEEVEGAARELSARPRGLIRLAVPMSFGLRWVTPLLPEFFRAYPEVSIDLHLSDATVDVVGQGFDAALRIAVSLDPSLVARRLCQVSRFIVAAPSYLERHGRPKHPRDLNGGDCLGYAYRARSDVWRLANAAGDEAVITPSGRLRVTNADALVPTVLAGLAIAELPEFIASEYLRDGRMEAILTDWTLTKGGLYFVTPEARVRPAKVEVLADFLADRLSKPAWRWPR from the coding sequence GTGGAGGAGCGGTCGTTCGCGGCGGCCGCGCGAGCCATGGGTCTGTCCGTGGCGACGGTCTCGCGTGGCGTCAGCCGGCTGGAGGAGCGGCTCGGAGCGCGGCTCTTCAACCGCACCTCGCGCAAGCTGGCGCTGACGGCGTTCGGGCGGACGATCGCTGAGAGCGCGAGCCGCATCTATCGTGACGCCGAGGAGGTGGAGGGCGCGGCGCGGGAGCTGTCCGCCCGGCCTCGCGGCCTCATCCGCCTGGCGGTGCCGATGTCCTTCGGCTTGCGCTGGGTGACACCTCTGTTGCCGGAGTTCTTCCGTGCCTATCCGGAAGTGTCGATCGACCTTCATCTTTCGGATGCGACCGTGGATGTGGTGGGGCAGGGCTTCGACGCGGCGCTGCGGATCGCGGTGTCCCTGGATCCATCGCTGGTCGCGCGACGCCTCTGTCAGGTCTCACGCTTCATCGTCGCGGCACCGAGCTACCTGGAGCGGCATGGCCGGCCGAAGCACCCTCGCGACCTGAACGGGGGTGACTGCCTTGGATATGCCTATCGTGCGCGGAGCGACGTCTGGAGGCTCGCCAATGCCGCTGGCGACGAGGCGGTCATCACGCCCAGCGGACGGCTTCGCGTCACCAACGCGGATGCCTTGGTGCCGACCGTCCTGGCGGGCCTCGCCATCGCGGAACTGCCCGAGTTCATCGCGAGCGAATACCTCCGCGATGGAAGGATGGAGGCGATCCTGACGGATTGGACGCTGACGAAGGGCGGCCTCTACTTCGTCACGCCCGAGGCTCGGGTGCGCCCGGCCAAGGTCGAGGTGCTGGCCGATTTTCTCGCTGACCGTCTCTCGAAGCCCGCGTGGCGCTGGCCGCGCTGA
- a CDS encoding alpha/beta fold hydrolase, translated as MLGLGGPGYGWLKATLSGKASDLRVIKVEGSGHFIAEEKPEATLGYLADFLK; from the coding sequence GTGCTCGGCCTTGGCGGCCCGGGCTACGGGTGGTTGAAGGCCACCCTGTCGGGCAAGGCCTCGGATCTGCGCGTGATCAAGGTCGAGGGCAGCGGACACTTCATCGCCGAGGAGAAGCCGGAGGCCACCCTCGGCTACCTCGCCGACTTCCTGAAATAG
- a CDS encoding epoxide hydrolase family protein, translating into MNDTKNHPSQPSRRQLLGMMAGASALAAVGGETLAAAATRPLPSATPKVTPFRVSIPQAALNDLERRLAATRWPERETVNDWSQGVPLAKAQALIAYWRDQYDWRKFETRLNAFPQFRTQLDGLGIHFLHVKSSHPDALPLLLTHGWPGSIVEFLKVIGPLTEPTRYGGKAEDAFHVVIPSLPGFGFSDKPAETGWDVTRIARAWGVLMQRLGYTKWVAQGGDWGSGVTHALGHLRPDGLVAAHVNWPLVFPEKLPDQPTPEEKAAIDAAGRFANEQYGYFKEQATRPQTIGYALADSPSGQALWIYEKFQAWTDNQGNPEDALTMDEMLDNITLYWLTDTAASSARIYWQNSQGKPSGFSAGRIELPMAATIFPRELYRAPRSWAEAMWPHLLYWGEVDKGGHFAAFEQPALFADELRKAFRAIRRG; encoded by the coding sequence ATGAACGACACCAAGAACCATCCGAGCCAGCCCTCCCGCCGCCAGCTCCTGGGGATGATGGCGGGGGCGTCGGCCCTCGCCGCGGTGGGTGGCGAGACGCTCGCCGCGGCGGCGACGCGCCCCCTGCCCTCCGCCACCCCGAAGGTGACACCCTTTCGCGTCTCGATTCCCCAAGCGGCGCTCAACGACCTCGAGCGCCGGCTGGCGGCGACACGGTGGCCCGAGCGCGAGACGGTGAACGACTGGTCACAGGGTGTCCCGCTCGCCAAGGCGCAGGCGCTGATCGCCTACTGGCGTGACCAATACGACTGGCGGAAGTTCGAGACGCGGCTGAATGCCTTCCCCCAGTTCCGGACCCAGCTCGACGGACTCGGCATCCACTTCCTGCACGTCAAATCCTCCCATCCCGACGCGCTGCCGCTCCTCCTCACCCATGGCTGGCCCGGTTCGATCGTCGAGTTCCTGAAGGTCATCGGCCCGCTCACCGAGCCCACCCGCTACGGAGGAAAGGCCGAGGATGCCTTCCACGTGGTGATTCCCTCGCTCCCTGGATTTGGCTTCTCCGACAAGCCCGCGGAGACGGGCTGGGATGTCACGCGCATCGCCAGGGCCTGGGGCGTGCTGATGCAGCGGCTGGGTTACACGAAGTGGGTGGCCCAGGGCGGCGATTGGGGCTCCGGTGTCACCCATGCGCTCGGGCATCTCCGCCCGGACGGACTGGTCGCCGCGCACGTCAACTGGCCGCTCGTGTTTCCAGAGAAGCTGCCGGACCAGCCGACGCCCGAGGAGAAGGCCGCGATCGACGCCGCCGGGCGTTTCGCGAACGAACAGTACGGCTACTTCAAGGAGCAGGCCACGCGCCCACAGACGATTGGCTATGCGCTGGCGGACTCCCCGTCAGGCCAGGCGCTGTGGATCTACGAGAAGTTCCAGGCCTGGACCGACAACCAGGGCAACCCCGAGGACGCCCTGACGATGGACGAGATGCTCGACAACATCACGCTGTACTGGCTGACCGACACGGCGGCCTCCTCGGCGCGTATCTACTGGCAGAACTCGCAGGGCAAACCCTCCGGCTTCTCGGCGGGGCGCATCGAGCTGCCCATGGCGGCGACGATCTTCCCGCGTGAGCTCTACCGCGCGCCCAGGAGCTGGGCCGAGGCGATGTGGCCCCACCTGCTCTACTGGGGCGAGGTGGACAAGGGCGGGCATTTCGCCGCCTTCGAGCAGCCAGCGTTGTTCGCGGACGAGCTGCGCAAGGCGTTCCGCGCCATCCGGCGGGGCTGA
- a CDS encoding nuclear transport factor 2 family protein → MATNEQVIRALYQAAEVQDVKKFVSLFADSGYFYDVSAGRKYHGNEIGRTVEIYATAFPDMHRELHDFHVSGDVVVVELSLNGTHRGPLELPAGTIPATGREIHAPCCDVFKLKDGKVQSFHCYTAATILLGQLGVLTNLEAALTHPPVK, encoded by the coding sequence ATGGCTACGAACGAACAGGTGATCCGCGCGCTCTACCAGGCCGCGGAAGTCCAGGACGTCAAGAAGTTCGTGTCGTTATTCGCGGACAGCGGCTATTTCTACGATGTGTCAGCGGGCCGCAAATATCATGGCAACGAGATTGGCCGCACGGTCGAGATTTATGCGACGGCATTCCCTGACATGCACCGGGAACTCCACGACTTCCATGTGAGCGGTGATGTCGTCGTCGTGGAGCTGTCATTGAACGGCACGCATCGGGGACCGTTGGAGCTGCCTGCTGGCACAATCCCCGCGACGGGCAGGGAGATACACGCGCCATGCTGTGACGTATTCAAATTGAAAGACGGCAAGGTCCAGTCGTTCCACTGCTATACGGCCGCGACAATCCTGTTGGGTCAGCTCGGGGTTCTCACGAATCTCGAAGCCGCTTTGACGCACCCGCCCGTGAAGTGA
- a CDS encoding RICIN domain-containing protein: MFLLSLVGAITPSCGVATSDGGLDEVIGGSVEALSVDTSKTYNIVGVGSDKCVQPRGGNTGAGTEAVISTCSGGAAQQFQFIAQSGGYYSLKNVSSGLCLDVTDASTSSGALIKQWSCSGGAYQQFLVEDTGGGTVKLTARHSGLVIDVIGGGTSNGTGLQQWGWGGSTNQKFKLVASGTSGGGDPCTLSLSDKPNGFAAEGGGTTGGGSATPIQVTTTSQLKQYLEDGQARVLHIMNDLDFRTAARTVSGCEKKASCDSQGRSIKEFRVASTCNSDEVTSTRTRNETTLNVKSNKTVIGMGDGVTLYGVSFNLGSQENLIFRNLDIRDVNPGLIEAGDGFTLTSSKHVWIDHCSFALISDGYIDVGTTAAETSIHPDYITLSWSYIDGRTPYQCGGQHSFVNFANNARMTWHHNWYDTSSGRNPKLGGALMQAHLYNNYWLNTTYFCITAAENAQARVESNYFENASRPHWLQAPGAIAIDSGNVYTGTSASSTRDVGGSVFTVPYSYTKDSGTTAKDRVKACSGPQRIQ, translated from the coding sequence TTGTTTCTGCTGTCCCTCGTGGGTGCCATCACGCCGAGCTGCGGAGTGGCCACCTCTGATGGCGGGTTGGACGAGGTCATCGGAGGCTCCGTCGAGGCGCTCTCCGTCGATACCAGCAAGACGTACAACATCGTCGGAGTGGGAAGCGACAAGTGCGTACAACCCAGGGGCGGTAATACGGGCGCTGGTACCGAGGCGGTGATCTCCACCTGCAGCGGGGGCGCTGCCCAGCAGTTCCAGTTCATCGCGCAGTCGGGCGGCTACTACAGCCTCAAGAATGTCTCCAGTGGACTGTGCCTCGACGTCACGGATGCATCGACGAGCAGCGGCGCCTTGATCAAGCAGTGGTCTTGCTCGGGCGGGGCCTACCAGCAGTTCCTGGTCGAGGACACTGGCGGCGGTACGGTGAAGCTGACAGCTCGTCACAGCGGCCTGGTGATTGACGTCATCGGCGGGGGGACGAGCAACGGGACGGGGCTACAGCAGTGGGGTTGGGGGGGATCGACGAACCAGAAGTTCAAGCTGGTGGCCAGCGGCACGAGTGGGGGTGGCGATCCCTGCACCCTCTCCCTCTCCGACAAACCCAACGGCTTCGCCGCCGAAGGCGGTGGCACCACGGGTGGAGGAAGTGCCACTCCGATCCAGGTCACGACGACGAGCCAGCTCAAGCAGTACCTGGAGGATGGCCAGGCCCGTGTGCTCCACATCATGAATGATCTGGACTTCAGGACCGCGGCGCGCACCGTGTCGGGATGCGAGAAGAAGGCCTCCTGTGACTCCCAGGGCAGATCCATCAAGGAGTTCCGGGTCGCGAGCACCTGCAATTCGGACGAGGTGACGTCCACCCGTACGCGCAACGAGACCACCCTCAACGTCAAATCGAACAAGACGGTGATTGGCATGGGCGACGGCGTCACCCTCTACGGAGTGTCGTTCAACCTCGGGAGTCAGGAGAATTTGATCTTCCGCAATCTCGACATCCGCGACGTGAACCCGGGCCTCATCGAGGCGGGTGACGGATTCACGCTCACCTCGTCGAAACACGTGTGGATCGATCACTGCTCGTTCGCGCTCATCAGCGATGGCTACATCGACGTTGGCACCACGGCCGCCGAGACCAGCATTCATCCCGACTACATCACGCTCTCGTGGAGCTACATCGATGGGCGGACTCCGTACCAGTGTGGCGGTCAGCACAGCTTCGTGAACTTCGCCAACAACGCCAGGATGACCTGGCACCACAACTGGTACGACACCAGCTCGGGAAGAAACCCGAAGCTCGGCGGCGCCCTGATGCAGGCCCACCTCTACAACAACTACTGGCTCAACACGACCTACTTCTGCATCACCGCCGCGGAGAATGCGCAAGCGCGCGTCGAGAGCAACTACTTCGAGAACGCGAGCAGGCCGCACTGGCTCCAAGCGCCGGGCGCGATCGCCATCGACAGCGGGAACGTCTACACCGGCACCTCGGCGTCCAGCACCCGGGACGTCGGCGGCAGCGTGTTCACGGTTCCCTACTCGTACACCAAGGACAGTGGCACGACCGCGAAGGATCGCGTCAAGGCGTGCTCTGGACCGCAGCGGATTCAGTAG